From a single Fimbriimonadia bacterium genomic region:
- a CDS encoding Gfo/Idh/MocA family oxidoreductase produces the protein MSIGCAVVGFGGRFAMGLHHAKQVMDTPGLHLAAVYDIDPERREIARQELPEVTVHDTYEAVLADPGVDMVILVTPHDTHAPMSIAASKAGKHVLTEKVMCLDVAEADAMIAAAREAGRMLSVYQNRRWDHDYLTVRKVVSSGLLGDVFHVDSSVNGWWKPSGWRGSRAAGGGMLYDWGAHLFDQVVQMNLPSLPTSVFASRAHRVWMDVDVDTQNSVMVLFDNGVTACIDVGCISRTQRSRWLVRGEKGALHLPDWDTATAQVEMNGVLGSLKVEMEKDDWNALYRNVSAHLNEGTELLVKPEEVRIGVACIEAAMKSAERGESVRVELPALP, from the coding sequence ATGAGCATTGGATGCGCCGTCGTCGGCTTCGGCGGCCGATTCGCTATGGGCCTGCACCACGCCAAGCAGGTAATGGACACCCCCGGGCTGCACCTGGCCGCCGTGTACGACATAGACCCCGAGCGCCGAGAGATTGCCCGGCAGGAACTGCCCGAAGTTACGGTCCACGACACTTACGAGGCGGTGCTCGCCGATCCGGGTGTAGACATGGTGATCCTCGTGACCCCGCACGACACCCACGCCCCGATGTCCATAGCTGCCAGCAAGGCGGGCAAGCACGTGCTTACCGAGAAGGTCATGTGCCTCGACGTTGCCGAGGCAGACGCAATGATCGCTGCCGCGCGCGAGGCGGGCAGAATGCTCTCCGTGTACCAGAACCGGCGATGGGACCATGACTATCTGACCGTCCGAAAGGTGGTCTCTTCGGGCCTGCTCGGCGACGTGTTCCACGTAGACAGCTCCGTCAACGGTTGGTGGAAGCCTTCGGGCTGGCGCGGATCCCGTGCGGCAGGCGGAGGAATGCTGTACGACTGGGGAGCGCACCTCTTCGACCAGGTCGTCCAGATGAACCTGCCGTCGCTACCCACTTCCGTCTTCGCCAGCCGCGCCCATCGGGTGTGGATGGACGTGGATGTGGACACACAGAACAGCGTGATGGTGCTCTTCGACAACGGCGTCACCGCGTGCATCGACGTCGGATGCATCAGCCGCACACAGCGGTCCCGATGGCTGGTGAGAGGGGAGAAGGGAGCACTGCACCTGCCGGATTGGGACACCGCGACCGCGCAGGTCGAGATGAACGGCGTGCTCGGGTCGCTGAAGGTCGAGATGGAGAAGGACGACTGGAACGCGCTCTACCGAAACGTGTCGGCCCACCTGAACGAGGGCACCGAGCTGCTCGTGAAGCCAGAGGAGGTGCGCATCGGCGTCGCCTGCATCGAGGCCGCTATGAAGTCCGCCGAGCGCGGCGAGTCGGTTCGCGTGGAGCTTCCCGCATTGCCTTGA
- a CDS encoding NTP transferase domain-containing protein, whose amino-acid sequence MALVPGSVGAVLLAGGRCPPDLAAAAGVECRALLPFRGRPMAEWVLEAVRAAPSIGRIVAVGDLPQTLGCTIAPGGRTILESIRNGTEALGGDSFLLVSADIPFLTPDAVEDVCRKSVESGAWFCYSIIPMSACEAAFPGVKRTAVRIREGYFTGGNITYLHRQFLEENWARVEAAHAARKSPLRLAAMLGPGMTLRLLIGWLAPSTLSLGYLEKKASRMLGAPVKAIITEHASVGTDIDSIEHWQAFSRADA is encoded by the coding sequence ATGGCCTTAGTACCCGGCTCCGTCGGGGCGGTTTTGCTCGCTGGAGGTCGCTGCCCCCCAGACCTAGCCGCTGCAGCGGGAGTGGAGTGCCGGGCGCTACTGCCCTTTCGCGGGCGCCCGATGGCCGAGTGGGTGCTGGAGGCCGTGCGCGCGGCACCTTCGATCGGGCGGATCGTGGCAGTCGGTGACCTGCCACAGACTCTGGGCTGCACGATAGCCCCGGGGGGACGAACGATTCTCGAGAGCATTCGAAATGGCACCGAAGCGTTGGGTGGCGACAGCTTCCTCCTCGTTTCCGCGGACATACCCTTCCTCACGCCAGACGCGGTGGAGGATGTCTGCCGGAAGTCGGTGGAGTCCGGCGCATGGTTCTGCTACTCCATCATCCCGATGTCGGCGTGCGAGGCGGCATTCCCAGGGGTCAAGAGGACCGCGGTTCGGATCCGCGAGGGGTACTTCACCGGCGGCAACATCACCTACTTGCACCGGCAGTTCTTGGAAGAGAACTGGGCGAGAGTGGAAGCCGCCCACGCCGCGCGCAAGAGCCCGCTGCGGCTCGCAGCCATGCTCGGACCGGGCATGACCCTTCGCCTGCTCATTGGCTGGCTGGCTCCGAGCACCTTGTCGCTGGGGTACCTGGAGAAAAAGGCGAGCCGGATGCTCGGCGCCCCCGTGAAGGCGATTATCACCGAGCACGCGTCGGTAGGCACCGATATCGACTCGATCGAACACTGGCAGGCGTTTTCTCGGGCTGATGCATAA
- a CDS encoding GIY-YIG nuclease family protein: MKSPAVYILRCIDGRFYTGVTAQAEVRLGANHAGAGGEFTRKYGPCECVWVGHFGTMAEAITAEKQIKGWRREKKLALIEGRLEDLPALSRSYSKRERGSVSCFDRLSMTGWRRVGGRASPRYAFGRKTNRAKASRARYRHAEPVEANVMLSLSKHDGLPPRPLVGFADGGGVGEHGGSPRQGGGDRCHASTGSA; encoded by the coding sequence ATGAAGTCACCTGCAGTGTACATCCTGAGATGCATAGACGGCCGGTTCTACACGGGAGTCACGGCTCAGGCCGAGGTGCGGCTCGGCGCGAACCACGCCGGTGCGGGCGGAGAGTTCACCCGGAAGTACGGACCGTGCGAGTGTGTGTGGGTGGGGCACTTCGGGACCATGGCGGAAGCGATCACCGCTGAGAAACAGATCAAGGGCTGGCGACGGGAGAAGAAGCTGGCCCTGATTGAAGGGCGCCTGGAGGACCTCCCCGCGTTGTCTAGGTCCTACAGCAAGAGGGAGCGGGGATCGGTGTCATGCTTCGACAGGCTCAGCATGACGGGATGGAGGCGTGTGGGTGGGCGTGCTTCGCCGAGATACGCGTTCGGCCGCAAGACCAATCGTGCGAAGGCCAGCCGCGCCCGGTACCGTCATGCTGAGCCTGTCGAAGCTAACGTCATGCTGAGCCTGTCGAAGCATGACGGTCTACCGCCACGCCCGTTGGTGGGGTTCGCGGACGGTGGGGGCGTAGGAGAACATGGCGGGTCGCCCCGGCAGGGAGGCGGGGATCGGTGTCATGCTTCGACAGGCTCAGCATGA